The Cucumis melo cultivar AY chromosome 5, USDA_Cmelo_AY_1.0, whole genome shotgun sequence genome has a segment encoding these proteins:
- the LOC103497222 gene encoding SPX domain-containing protein 1, translating to MKFGKSLSNQIEETLPEWRDKFLSYKELKKRLKLVEPKGGERPSKRPRIDAAGSCYVEDGEKDDFSSSEEMNFIKLLEDELEKFNSFFVEKEEEYIIRLKELQDRVGKAMDSNEEMVKIRKEIVDFHGEMVLLENYSALNFTGLVKILKKYDKRTGALIRLPYSRKVLQQPFFTTDLLYSLVKQCEMMLDLLFPLNELPSTGSNGVDEVDAPTKPGTTNIDDLLKATKELSEIEYMESLYMKSTVSALRVLKEIRSRSSTVSVFSLPPLQMNGLEDTWKNVPVLEEVAK from the exons ATGAAGTTCGGCAAGAGTCTGAGCAACCAGATCGAGGAAACTTTGCCGGAATGGCGGGATAAGTTTTTGTCTTACAAGGAGTTGAAGAAGCGCCTCAAGCTTGTGGAGCCTAAAGGCGGTGAACGCCCGAGTAAGCGGCCTAGGATTGATGCGGCTGGAAGTTGTTATGTGGAGGATGGAGAGAAGGATGATTTTTCGTCGAGTGAGGAGATGAATTTTATTAAGTTGTTGGAGGACGAGCTTGAGAAATTTAATAGTTTCTTTGTTGAAAAGGAGGAAGAGTATATCATCAGATTGAAG GAGCTACAAGATAGGGTAGGAAAAGCAATGGATTCCAATGAAGAGATGGTTAAAATTCGCAAGGAAATTGTGGACTTCCATGGAGAAATGGTTCTCTTGGAGAATTACAGTGCCCTTAACTTTACAG GACTTGTGAAAATCCTAAAGAAGTATGACAAAAGGACTGGAGCACTAATCCGCCTGCCCTACAGTCGGAAAGTTCTGCAACAGCCATTCTTTACTACCGACCTGCTTTACTCACTCGTGAAGCAGTGTGAGATGATGTTGGATCTTCTCTTCCCTTTGAATGAGCTACCTTCTACTGGTTCGAATGGAGTCGATGAAGTCGATGCTCCTACGAAGCCAGGCACCACCAACATTGATGATCTCCTTAAAGCAACCAAGGAACTATCCGAGATAGAGTATATGGAGTCACTTTATATGAAAAGCACCGTTTCTGCATTACGGGTTTTGAAGGAAATCCGAAGCAGGAGCTCAACCGTGAGCGTCTTCTCATTGCCACCGTTGCAAATGAATGGATTAGAGGATACATGGAAGAACGTTCCGGTGCTAGAAGAAGTAGCTAAGTAG
- the LOC103497231 gene encoding uncharacterized protein LOC103497231, whose protein sequence is MKKGLHPQLQYVSYVTPSGRLMGAMMTKIHNVSKVYHLRAKRQMIESVGQLAKFKRRYEIGNDEDAANAENVENAEKK, encoded by the coding sequence ATGAAGAAAGGCTTGCACCCTCAATTGCAGTATGTATCGTATGTCACTCCGAGTGGCAGATTGATGGGTGCTATGATGACCAAAATACACAATGTCAGTAAAGTCTACCACCTCAGAGCAAAGCGTCAAATGATTGAAAGTGTTGGGCAGCTTGCCAAGTTCAAACGTCGTTACGAGATAGGGAATGATGAAGATGCTGCAAATGctgaaaatgttgaaaatgcTGAAAAGAAGTGA
- the LOC103497244 gene encoding protein BUNDLE SHEATH DEFECTIVE 2, chloroplastic-like, with amino-acid sequence MAFSICSSTPICSFNHSSNPKPGVLVGNSVPQKAFRMNEAVQRTNPIRHLSFEAKASDGADSKQTTKYKSIVCTDCDGNGAVLCSQCKGTGVNSVDHFNGQFKAGGLCWLCRGKRDVLCGGCNGAGFVGGFMSTADS; translated from the exons ATGGCTTTTTCTATATGTTCTTCCACACCCATTTGCTCCTTTAATCACTCCAGCAATCCCAAACCCG GGGTTCTTGTTGGAAATTCAGTGCCTCAGAAGGCTTTTAGGATGAATGAGGCGGTTCAAAGAACAAACCCCATTAGGCATTTGTCTTTTGAAGCCAAG GCTTCAGATGGTGCGGATAGTAAACAAACGACAAAATACAAAAGCATAGTTTGCACTGATTGCGATGGAAATG gTGCTGTCCTATGTTCTCAGTGCAAAGGAACAGGAGTTAATTCAGTGGATCACTTCAATGGACAGTTTAAAGCTGGTGGCTTATGCTGGTTGTGCAG AGGCAAAAGGGATGTCCTTTGTGGGGGCTGTAATGGAGCTGGTTTTGTGGGTGGATTTATGAGTACAGCTGACAGTTAG